In the genome of Microbacterium endophyticum, one region contains:
- a CDS encoding RNA polymerase-binding protein RbpA yields MATGGNAIRGTRVGAGPMGEQDRGFQADRVSISYWDALGNETVRHFAAGIAEEEIPETIDSPHSGLPAGRDRANPPALSRNEPYKTHLAYVKERRSDEEAETLLGDALQQLRERRGQPS; encoded by the coding sequence ATGGCAACTGGGGGAAACGCTATTCGTGGCACGCGGGTCGGGGCGGGCCCGATGGGCGAGCAAGATCGCGGTTTTCAGGCGGATCGCGTCTCAATCTCGTACTGGGACGCGCTCGGTAACGAGACCGTGCGACATTTTGCTGCCGGTATTGCAGAAGAAGAGATTCCAGAAACGATTGATTCCCCACACTCCGGGCTCCCCGCTGGGCGCGATCGTGCGAATCCACCAGCACTCTCACGGAACGAGCCATACAAGACACACTTGGCATACGTCAAAGAGCGTCGCAGCGATGAAGAAGCAGAGACGCTTCTCGGCGATGCATTGCAACAGCTTCGCGAACGTCGCGGGCAGCCGAGCTGA
- the secG gene encoding preprotein translocase subunit SecG, which yields MQILEFVLQVLLGITSLLLTLLILLHKGRGGGLSDMFGGGMSSALGSSGLAERNLNRFTVILALAWFTSIVALGLITKFQGI from the coding sequence GTGCAGATCCTCGAGTTCGTCCTCCAGGTGCTTCTAGGCATCACGAGCCTCTTGCTGACCCTTCTCATCCTGCTCCACAAGGGGCGCGGTGGGGGTCTCTCCGACATGTTCGGCGGGGGTATGAGCTCAGCGTTGGGGTCATCCGGCCTCGCCGAGCGTAACCTCAATCGCTTCACTGTGATCCTCGCGCTCGCGTGGTTCACCTCCATCGTGGCCCTCGGCCTCATCACCAAGTTTCAAGGGATCTAA
- the tpiA gene encoding triose-phosphate isomerase — MVVSRKPLIAGNWKMNLDHLQAVALVQKLHWALKDAKHESDTVEVAVFPPFTDLRTVQTLVDADKIPFALGAQDVSSHDSGAYTGEVSGAFLAKLDCEYVIIGHSERREYHNDNDEVVASKVQAALRHGVVPVICVGETAEDLEKFGASAVPVGQLQAALENVPAAADIVVAYEPVWAIGSGQAATPEQAQEVCATLRAVVADKLGTEAAERTRVLYGGSVKSNNIASFMREPDVDGALVGGASLVADEFAAIIRFQKHVGV, encoded by the coding sequence ATGGTCGTAAGCAGAAAGCCGCTTATTGCGGGTAACTGGAAGATGAACCTCGATCATCTTCAGGCGGTCGCTCTCGTGCAGAAGTTGCACTGGGCTCTCAAAGACGCGAAGCACGAATCTGACACAGTCGAGGTTGCGGTCTTTCCTCCGTTTACCGATCTGCGCACAGTGCAGACGCTGGTAGATGCCGACAAGATTCCATTCGCACTCGGCGCGCAGGACGTTTCCTCACACGATTCCGGTGCGTACACCGGTGAAGTCTCGGGAGCATTTCTTGCGAAGCTCGATTGCGAGTACGTGATCATCGGGCATTCTGAGCGACGCGAGTATCACAACGATAACGATGAGGTTGTAGCCAGCAAGGTGCAAGCCGCACTGCGTCATGGCGTCGTTCCCGTCATTTGCGTGGGAGAGACGGCCGAAGATCTCGAGAAGTTCGGTGCGAGCGCCGTCCCGGTCGGTCAGTTGCAGGCTGCGTTGGAGAACGTACCGGCAGCGGCCGACATCGTGGTGGCATACGAGCCGGTGTGGGCCATTGGCTCAGGTCAAGCTGCGACGCCTGAACAAGCTCAGGAAGTGTGCGCGACACTGCGCGCGGTCGTGGCCGACAAGCTTGGCACCGAAGCAGCGGAGCGCACGCGTGTGCTCTACGGCGGGTCTGTAAAGTCCAACAACATCGCGAGCTTCATGCGTGAACCTGACGTTGATGGCGCGCTCGTCGGAGGCGCGAGTTTGGTCGCCGACGAGTTCGCAGCAATTATCCGATTCCAGAAGCACGTCGGAGTTTGA
- a CDS encoding phosphoglycerate kinase, with translation MSLRTLDSLGSLAGKRIIVRADLNVPLRDGVITDDGRVRATLPTLNALIDQGARLIVCSHLGRPDGEPNPKYSLEPVAQRLSELLGKPIAFARDTVGESAAEAVAALEDGDVTVIENLRFNPGETSKDADERRAFARQLAGLGDALVSDGFGVVHRKQASVFELAEILPSAAGFLIEKEVEVLDRLTENPERPYAVVLGGSKVSDKLGVIEHLLPRVNTILVGGGMMFTFLAAQGHSVGASLLEKDQLETVRGYIADAKARGVEIVLPVDAVVAASFAADADHVVADADALEATPFGASGLGLDIGPRTAELFADVIRRSKTVFWNGPMGVFEMEAFAAGTKTVAGALTEVDGLSVVGGGDSAAAVRQLGFEDAAFGHISTGGGASLEFLEGKKLPGLEVLGWS, from the coding sequence ATGTCACTGCGTACCCTCGACTCGTTGGGTTCGCTCGCTGGTAAGCGGATCATCGTCCGTGCTGACCTCAACGTCCCCTTGCGGGACGGGGTCATCACGGACGATGGTCGCGTACGGGCGACGCTTCCCACTCTCAACGCCCTGATCGATCAGGGCGCTCGTTTGATTGTTTGCTCACACCTCGGACGCCCCGACGGTGAGCCAAATCCGAAATACAGTCTCGAACCCGTGGCGCAGCGCCTCTCCGAGCTGCTGGGGAAGCCAATTGCTTTTGCGCGGGACACCGTAGGCGAGTCCGCGGCTGAGGCTGTCGCAGCTCTCGAAGACGGAGACGTCACCGTCATCGAGAATCTGCGGTTCAACCCCGGCGAGACCTCGAAGGATGCAGACGAGCGACGCGCTTTCGCCCGGCAGCTCGCTGGACTTGGCGACGCTCTCGTTTCGGATGGTTTCGGTGTCGTTCATCGAAAGCAAGCGAGCGTCTTCGAGCTCGCAGAGATCCTGCCGTCGGCTGCCGGCTTCTTGATCGAAAAAGAGGTCGAGGTCCTCGATCGCCTAACCGAGAACCCCGAGCGTCCGTACGCGGTCGTGCTGGGAGGATCGAAGGTTAGCGACAAGCTCGGAGTGATCGAGCATCTTCTTCCGCGAGTCAACACGATCCTCGTTGGTGGCGGCATGATGTTCACGTTCCTCGCCGCTCAGGGACACTCCGTGGGTGCCAGCTTGCTGGAGAAAGACCAACTCGAAACGGTTCGCGGCTACATTGCTGACGCGAAAGCACGCGGCGTGGAGATTGTCCTTCCCGTGGACGCCGTTGTGGCGGCATCGTTTGCGGCTGACGCAGACCATGTCGTTGCGGACGCGGACGCGCTTGAGGCAACGCCGTTCGGCGCATCGGGACTCGGCCTGGATATCGGACCGCGCACGGCTGAGCTGTTTGCAGACGTCATCCGCCGGTCAAAGACCGTGTTCTGGAATGGTCCGATGGGCGTGTTCGAGATGGAAGCCTTCGCGGCCGGAACAAAGACGGTCGCTGGGGCGCTCACCGAAGTAGACGGCCTCAGCGTCGTCGGTGGCGGCGACTCGGCAGCAGCGGTACGCCAGCTCGGCTTCGAAGATGCGGCATTCGGCCACATCTCTACCGGAGGCGGTGCAAGCCTCGAATTCCTCGAGGGCAAGAAACTCCCCGGATTGGAAGTACTCGGATGGTCGTAA
- the gap gene encoding type I glyceraldehyde-3-phosphate dehydrogenase — MSVKIGINGFGRIGRNYLRAALAQGADIEIVAVNDLTDNKTLAHLLKYDSVGGPLSEDVSYDGESITVGGKTIKVFAERDPANLPWGELGVDIVIESTGRFTKAEDAKKHIAGGAKKVLISAPATGNDATIVMGVNEGDYNPETDVIISNASCTTNCLAPLAKVFNDNFGIERGFMMTAHAYTADQNLQDGPHSDLRRARGAAINIVPASTGAAKAIGLVLPELNGKLSGSSYRVPVPTGSIVDLTIVTPTEGLTVEQINAAYKAAAADGSLKGYLEYTEDPIVSSDIQLNAHSSIFDSELTNVSGNLVKVSAWYDNEWGYSNRLVDLTEYVAERL; from the coding sequence GTGTCTGTCAAGATTGGCATCAACGGCTTCGGCCGTATCGGACGCAACTACCTGCGCGCAGCACTTGCGCAGGGCGCGGACATCGAAATCGTGGCGGTGAATGACCTCACCGACAACAAGACTCTCGCTCACCTGTTGAAGTACGACTCCGTTGGCGGACCCCTCTCAGAGGATGTTTCGTACGACGGCGAATCGATCACTGTGGGCGGAAAAACCATCAAGGTGTTCGCAGAGCGCGACCCCGCGAACCTCCCCTGGGGTGAGTTGGGCGTTGACATCGTCATCGAGTCGACTGGCCGCTTCACGAAGGCGGAAGACGCCAAGAAGCACATTGCTGGTGGCGCGAAGAAGGTTCTGATCTCGGCCCCCGCTACGGGCAATGACGCCACCATCGTGATGGGCGTCAACGAGGGCGACTACAACCCCGAAACCGACGTCATCATCTCCAACGCATCGTGCACGACGAACTGCCTTGCACCTCTCGCGAAGGTCTTCAACGACAACTTCGGTATCGAGCGCGGCTTCATGATGACCGCGCACGCTTACACTGCAGACCAGAACCTGCAGGATGGCCCGCACAGCGACTTGCGTCGCGCACGCGGAGCGGCGATCAACATCGTTCCCGCTTCGACCGGCGCCGCGAAGGCGATTGGTCTGGTGTTGCCTGAGCTCAACGGCAAGCTGAGCGGTTCTTCATACCGCGTGCCCGTTCCCACCGGCTCGATCGTCGACCTCACTATCGTGACGCCCACCGAGGGATTGACTGTTGAGCAGATCAACGCTGCGTACAAAGCTGCAGCTGCAGATGGCAGCCTCAAGGGCTACCTCGAGTACACCGAGGACCCGATCGTCTCGAGTGACATTCAGCTCAACGCTCACTCCTCGATCTTCGACTCGGAGCTGACCAACGTCAGCGGCAACTTGGTCAAGGTGTCAGCTTGGTACGACAACGAGTGGGGTTACTCCAACCGCCTCGTTGACCTGACCGAGTACGTCGCAGAGCGTCTCTGA
- a CDS encoding superoxide dismutase, with translation MATYTLPELPYDYSALEPSISATIMELHHSKHHQAYVTGANTALEQLAEARSTENFANVNKLEKDLAFNLGGHTNHSIFWTNLSPNGGDKPTGELEAAIDDNFGSFDKFRAHFTAAALGVQGSGWAGLFWDSIGENLIIQQFFDQQAQFAAGTVPVLLLDVWEHAYYLDYKNVRADYVKAFWNIANWANVQERFVTAREKAAGLLVVS, from the coding sequence ATGGCGACATATACGCTGCCCGAACTCCCCTACGACTACTCTGCGCTCGAGCCCAGCATCAGCGCGACGATCATGGAGCTTCACCACAGCAAGCACCACCAGGCTTACGTGACTGGCGCTAACACCGCCCTCGAGCAGCTCGCGGAAGCCCGTAGCACCGAGAACTTCGCAAACGTCAACAAGCTCGAGAAGGATCTCGCGTTCAACCTCGGTGGACACACGAACCACTCGATCTTCTGGACGAACCTCTCGCCGAACGGCGGAGACAAGCCGACCGGCGAACTCGAGGCCGCGATCGATGACAACTTCGGTTCGTTCGACAAGTTCCGGGCTCACTTCACCGCTGCTGCACTCGGAGTGCAGGGTTCCGGTTGGGCTGGCCTGTTCTGGGACTCCATCGGCGAGAACCTCATCATCCAGCAGTTCTTCGACCAGCAGGCACAGTTCGCTGCCGGCACCGTTCCCGTGTTGCTGCTCGATGTATGGGAGCACGCGTACTACCTCGACTACAAGAACGTCCGTGCTGACTACGTGAAGGCGTTCTGGAACATCGCCAACTGGGCGAACGTCCAAGAGCGTTTTGTCACAGCTCGCGAGAAGGCAGCGGGTCTGCTGGTAGTGTCGTAA
- the whiA gene encoding DNA-binding protein WhiA, translated as MPLTADVKAELLRLRDPRPSARVAELTTILRFSGGLHSIAGRVAVEAELDSDLLARRVARDLVEIYGVRPQLAAVQSSGAGHFAVRVIDGGETLARQTGLLDQRRRPVRGLPNKLTTGAPADLAAIWRGAFLAAGSLSDPGRSAALEISCPAPEAAMALVGAAHRIGVPSKAREVRGVPRVVVREGEAIRQTLHEMGARLAAEEWDQLRQRREVRAGVNRLVNFDDANLRRSAQAAVAACARVERALEILADTVPDHLREAGDLRLAHRDASLDELGHHADPPLTKDAVAGRIRRLLAMADKKAEIDGIPGTESAVPVGAED; from the coding sequence GTGCCCCTGACCGCCGACGTAAAGGCAGAACTGCTGCGGCTGCGTGATCCCCGCCCGAGCGCGCGTGTCGCAGAGCTGACGACGATCCTGAGATTTTCTGGAGGACTCCACTCGATCGCCGGCCGTGTCGCTGTTGAGGCTGAGCTTGACTCTGATCTGCTCGCGCGGCGGGTTGCACGGGATCTTGTCGAGATATACGGCGTTCGACCGCAGCTCGCTGCGGTCCAGTCCTCGGGGGCTGGCCATTTCGCAGTGCGTGTCATCGATGGGGGAGAGACGCTTGCTCGACAGACAGGCCTCCTCGATCAGCGCAGACGGCCGGTGCGGGGGCTACCCAACAAGCTCACAACCGGTGCTCCGGCGGACTTGGCCGCAATTTGGCGCGGCGCATTTCTTGCGGCCGGAAGTCTGAGTGACCCGGGACGCTCCGCCGCCCTCGAAATCTCGTGCCCTGCTCCGGAAGCGGCCATGGCTCTGGTTGGTGCTGCGCACCGCATAGGAGTTCCATCGAAAGCTCGGGAAGTGCGCGGCGTGCCTCGCGTTGTGGTGCGAGAGGGTGAAGCCATTCGTCAGACTCTCCATGAAATGGGCGCGCGATTGGCAGCCGAGGAGTGGGACCAGCTTCGGCAGCGCCGTGAAGTGCGCGCGGGTGTGAATCGGCTTGTCAATTTCGACGATGCCAACCTTCGTCGGTCTGCGCAGGCGGCGGTGGCTGCGTGCGCCCGCGTCGAGCGCGCACTAGAAATTCTTGCCGATACGGTACCTGATCATCTCCGTGAAGCTGGCGACCTACGACTCGCGCATCGTGACGCGAGCCTCGACGAGCTCGGCCACCACGCGGATCCGCCGCTTACGAAAGATGCCGTCGCGGGACGCATTCGTCGTCTGCTGGCGATGGCTGATAAGAAAGCTGAAATCGACGGCATCCCTGGGACTGAGTCAGCAGTTCCTGTGGGAGCCGAAGACTGA
- the rapZ gene encoding RNase adapter RapZ, with protein MADGPQQAGEVLVVTGMSGAGRSTVANALEDLDWYVVDNLPPQMLTPLLDITERAGGVLPRVAAIVDVRGRGLFTELPREIRSLRDGRQTRTVFLDAADDVLVRRFEAVRRPHPLQGDGTISDGIRRERERLAVIRENADIVIDTSTYNVHELASHVYDLFSAQGSARHTLTIMSFGFKYGLPPDADIVADMRFLPNPYWVEELRNLTGEDTEVRDFVLSRDGARTFLDAYSAALTPVLAGYQRENKRHSVVAVGCTGGKHRSVAIARELARVLGDTPGVAIRVKHRDLGRE; from the coding sequence ATGGCCGATGGTCCTCAGCAGGCCGGCGAAGTGCTCGTTGTGACAGGAATGTCGGGGGCGGGAAGATCGACGGTCGCGAACGCGCTGGAAGATCTTGACTGGTACGTCGTCGACAATTTGCCTCCGCAAATGCTTACTCCGTTGCTCGACATTACGGAGCGCGCCGGAGGGGTGCTCCCTCGGGTCGCTGCGATCGTCGATGTTCGAGGGCGAGGACTTTTTACTGAACTTCCTCGCGAAATCCGTTCGCTTCGGGATGGGCGCCAGACGCGCACTGTGTTCTTGGACGCGGCCGACGATGTTCTCGTGCGTCGGTTCGAAGCTGTTCGTCGTCCGCATCCGCTGCAGGGAGACGGCACGATCAGCGATGGGATTCGTCGGGAACGCGAGCGGCTGGCAGTGATCCGTGAAAACGCGGACATTGTTATCGACACCTCGACGTATAACGTGCACGAGCTGGCGTCGCATGTGTACGACCTCTTCAGCGCCCAAGGCTCCGCCCGACACACTCTGACGATCATGAGCTTCGGGTTCAAGTATGGGTTACCGCCAGACGCCGACATTGTCGCTGACATGAGATTTCTCCCAAATCCATACTGGGTCGAAGAGCTGCGAAACCTCACCGGTGAAGACACAGAGGTGCGTGATTTCGTACTCTCGCGTGACGGCGCACGGACGTTTCTCGATGCGTACTCAGCCGCGTTGACCCCAGTCCTTGCCGGTTATCAGCGTGAGAACAAGCGTCATTCGGTTGTTGCGGTCGGGTGCACCGGCGGTAAGCACCGGTCTGTTGCGATCGCCCGTGAACTCGCCCGTGTTCTTGGCGATACTCCCGGTGTGGCCATCCGAGTCAAACATCGCGACCTCGGTCGCGAGTAG
- the uvrC gene encoding excinuclease ABC subunit UvrC has protein sequence MVSQLPYKPKQGEIPTDPGVYRFRDAEGRVLYVGKAKNLRARLSNYFAPLRTLHERTRRMVTTASSVEWTVVGSDVEALQLEYMWIQEYSPQFNVRYKDDKSYPFMAITLADEAPRVIVTRNHKIKGAKYFGPYPKIWAVHDTIDLMIKVFPIRTCSDSSYKKAMATGRPCFPGQIGRCGGPCSMRVTIDEHRAIVNDFVAFMSGSDQRFAKELTARMREASAAMDYEAAASYRDKLQAIDAVLSRSALVLPDETEADLFGIAEDELAAAVQHFVVRGGRVRGVQAVTIEKEIDISGADLVDQIIQRTYGDAQASDIPKQVIVPSLPDDVDELTQWLRVKRGKNVSIQVAQRGHKAELMKTAELNARQALMLYKTRRTSDYVARTQALTDLQSALELEEAPLRIECFDVSHLSGTNVVASMVVFEDGLPRKDQYRSFSIPETTDDTDSIYQVLMRRLAHLDGRDEPEAVAADPTTDVEGVAIPPVSRPRFAYRPQLLVVDGGAPQVAAAARALADSGHSEIALCGIAKRLEEVWLPGEDYPVILPRASESLYLLQRLRDEAHRFAITHQRKRRKRDITTVLSDVPGLGAARIRALLRHFGSVSALRGATVEQITELPGIGPKLAASVRQHLADQ, from the coding sequence ATAGTGTCTCAGCTTCCGTATAAGCCGAAGCAGGGCGAGATCCCCACCGACCCTGGTGTCTATCGTTTTCGCGACGCCGAGGGTCGGGTGCTCTACGTCGGCAAGGCGAAAAACTTGAGAGCAAGGCTGTCAAACTACTTCGCCCCGCTACGGACGCTGCACGAACGTACACGACGCATGGTGACGACGGCCTCGTCTGTCGAGTGGACAGTGGTGGGGAGCGACGTCGAAGCTCTCCAGCTGGAGTACATGTGGATTCAGGAGTACTCACCGCAATTCAATGTCAGATACAAGGACGACAAGTCCTACCCATTCATGGCGATCACGCTCGCAGATGAGGCTCCGCGAGTCATCGTCACGCGAAATCACAAGATCAAAGGGGCCAAGTATTTCGGGCCGTATCCGAAGATCTGGGCGGTTCACGACACCATCGATCTGATGATCAAGGTGTTCCCTATTCGTACCTGCTCAGACTCGTCGTATAAAAAGGCGATGGCTACCGGTCGACCGTGTTTTCCCGGTCAAATTGGACGATGCGGCGGCCCCTGTTCGATGAGAGTGACGATCGATGAGCATCGCGCTATCGTCAATGATTTCGTCGCGTTCATGTCGGGCAGCGATCAGCGCTTCGCAAAAGAGTTAACGGCTCGGATGCGGGAGGCATCTGCCGCAATGGATTACGAGGCGGCGGCATCGTATCGAGACAAGCTGCAAGCCATTGATGCTGTGCTGTCACGAAGCGCGCTCGTATTGCCTGACGAGACCGAAGCGGACCTCTTCGGGATCGCGGAGGATGAACTCGCTGCGGCAGTGCAGCACTTCGTGGTTCGCGGTGGTCGTGTGCGGGGAGTGCAAGCAGTGACGATTGAGAAAGAGATCGACATTTCGGGTGCTGATTTGGTTGATCAGATTATCCAGCGTACCTACGGCGACGCGCAGGCATCCGATATTCCGAAGCAGGTCATCGTGCCGTCGCTGCCGGACGATGTCGACGAACTCACCCAGTGGCTTCGAGTAAAACGCGGCAAGAACGTGTCAATTCAGGTTGCGCAGCGCGGGCACAAGGCCGAGCTGATGAAGACCGCCGAGCTCAATGCGCGGCAAGCGCTCATGCTCTACAAGACACGACGAACGAGCGACTACGTGGCACGAACGCAGGCGCTCACTGATTTGCAGTCGGCACTCGAGCTGGAAGAGGCGCCACTTCGTATCGAATGCTTCGATGTCTCACACCTCTCTGGAACGAATGTGGTCGCTTCGATGGTGGTATTCGAAGATGGTCTTCCCCGAAAAGATCAATATCGATCATTTTCGATCCCGGAGACAACCGACGATACCGATTCGATTTACCAGGTGTTGATGCGTCGCCTTGCGCACCTCGACGGCCGTGATGAGCCCGAAGCTGTCGCGGCAGACCCCACGACCGATGTCGAAGGCGTCGCGATTCCACCAGTATCTCGACCTCGTTTCGCCTATCGTCCGCAGCTTCTCGTCGTGGACGGCGGTGCGCCGCAGGTTGCTGCCGCGGCGCGCGCGCTCGCGGATTCGGGCCATTCCGAAATAGCGCTCTGCGGGATCGCGAAGCGTCTGGAAGAGGTGTGGTTGCCTGGAGAGGACTATCCCGTCATCTTGCCGCGGGCTTCCGAGTCGCTCTACCTGCTGCAAAGACTTCGCGACGAAGCCCACCGCTTTGCCATCACGCACCAGCGCAAGCGTCGTAAGCGCGACATTACGACTGTGCTTTCAGATGTGCCCGGGCTCGGAGCAGCGAGAATACGAGCATTGTTGCGTCATTTCGGCTCGGTGTCTGCGCTTCGCGGTGCCACCGTCGAGCAGATCACCGAGCTACCGGGTATCGGGCCAAAACTTGCCGCCTCGGTTCGGCAACACCTAGCCGATCAGTAG